In the genome of Bremerella alba, one region contains:
- a CDS encoding cysteine hydrolase family protein translates to MSNTRYEPTRTGLLLVDPYNDFLAPEGKLWPYAKEVAESVNMLAHLRSIMDAVREVGTQVFFVPHHRWEPDDYEKWRHANPSQLAAARRQSFAKDSWGGTFHDDFQPQSGDVIIKEHWAQSGFANTDLDHQLKEHGIEKIVLIGMLANTCIESTGRYGMELGYHVTLVKDATAAFSQEAMHAAHHVNGPTFAHEILNTSEFVNRLGS, encoded by the coding sequence ATGTCGAATACACGATACGAACCTACGCGAACAGGGCTGCTATTGGTCGACCCTTACAACGATTTCCTGGCCCCAGAAGGCAAACTCTGGCCATATGCAAAGGAAGTTGCAGAGTCGGTAAACATGCTCGCCCATCTGCGATCGATCATGGATGCAGTTCGAGAAGTTGGCACTCAGGTCTTCTTCGTTCCGCATCATCGTTGGGAGCCAGACGACTACGAAAAGTGGCGTCACGCCAATCCCAGTCAACTCGCGGCGGCTCGTCGACAGTCATTCGCCAAGGATAGTTGGGGTGGAACGTTTCACGATGATTTCCAGCCGCAGTCGGGCGACGTCATTATTAAAGAGCATTGGGCGCAAAGCGGCTTCGCAAATACCGATCTTGATCATCAGTTGAAAGAACATGGGATTGAGAAGATCGTCCTGATAGGCATGCTTGCGAACACTTGCATCGAATCGACTGGACGTTACGGCATGGAACTCGGTTATCACGTCACTCTTGTAAAAGATGCGACAGCCGCCTTCAGCCAAGAGGCGATGCATGCCGCACATCATGTCAACGGTCCAACATTCGCCCACGAGATCCTCAACACCAGTGAATTCGTTAATCGTCTCGGATCGTAA
- a CDS encoding oxidoreductase, with protein sequence MKTWFITGASRGFGALIAKQALASGDNVVATARNPQGVVEAVGSHSQLLAVALDLADEMQAHAAVAAAVERFGGIDILLNNAGFGLLGAVEEATAEEVEHLYRTNVFGLLNVTRAVLPQMRRQRSGHVLNISSSGGYRAGAGFGVYCSTKFAVEGLSEALAEELSPLGIRVTIVEPGYFRTDFLEAKSLLVSPTRIEDYNATAGTTRQRAEQVSRHQPGDPKKFAVAMVQLAGSQDAPLRMPFGSDAVAAIEAKNAFVTAELTKWQSLSVGTDF encoded by the coding sequence ATGAAAACTTGGTTCATTACCGGAGCTTCGCGAGGATTCGGAGCTCTCATCGCCAAACAAGCTCTGGCCTCTGGAGACAACGTCGTTGCGACCGCCCGGAACCCTCAGGGGGTTGTGGAGGCAGTTGGCAGTCATTCCCAACTGCTCGCGGTCGCCTTGGATTTGGCCGACGAGATGCAAGCCCACGCAGCCGTGGCAGCAGCTGTCGAACGTTTTGGGGGAATCGACATTCTCCTCAACAACGCAGGTTTCGGACTTTTGGGAGCGGTCGAAGAAGCGACCGCCGAGGAAGTCGAACATCTCTATCGTACGAACGTCTTCGGTTTGCTCAACGTTACCCGGGCGGTCTTGCCGCAAATGCGTCGGCAGCGAAGCGGGCACGTTCTCAATATATCGTCGAGCGGCGGATACCGAGCAGGCGCAGGTTTCGGAGTGTACTGCTCAACCAAGTTCGCAGTCGAAGGTCTAAGCGAAGCGTTGGCCGAAGAACTCTCACCGCTAGGCATTCGGGTAACGATCGTCGAGCCAGGCTATTTCCGGACTGACTTCCTTGAAGCGAAGTCGCTGCTGGTTAGTCCGACGCGCATTGAAGATTACAACGCGACGGCTGGGACAACGCGTCAACGAGCCGAACAGGTCAGCCGCCACCAGCCGGGCGATCCGAAGAAGTTCGCCGTCGCGATGGTACAGCTGGCCGGAAGCCAAGACGCTCCGCTCCGAATGCCGTTTGGCAGCGACGCGGTGGCCGCGATCGAAGCCAAAAATGCCTTTGTCACCGCCGAACTGACGAAATGGCAAAGCCTGTCCGTCGGTACCGATTTTTAA
- a CDS encoding SDR family NAD(P)-dependent oxidoreductase has protein sequence MSHSPKVAIVTGASQGIGAGLVTSFLERGYHVVANSRRIERTHDSERLQSVAGDIADPETARKVVSTTIERFGRVDTLVNNAGIFLAKPFVDYSEEDFTKVMSVNVAGFFYVTQQAVRQMLKQGNGHVIQITTSLDEQPIKEVPSALANLSKGGLNSATRALAIEFADRGVRVNAVSPGVIKTPMHTPETHDLLSALHPMKRMGEILEIIDAVMYLESASFVTGEILHVDGGQHAGKW, from the coding sequence ATGTCCCATTCTCCAAAAGTTGCTATTGTTACCGGCGCGTCGCAAGGCATTGGAGCCGGCCTCGTCACCAGCTTTCTCGAGCGAGGCTATCATGTCGTCGCCAATTCGAGGCGCATTGAGAGGACCCATGATTCCGAACGCTTGCAATCAGTTGCTGGAGATATTGCCGATCCCGAGACGGCGCGAAAGGTCGTCAGTACTACAATTGAGCGATTCGGCCGTGTGGATACGCTCGTGAACAACGCGGGAATCTTCCTCGCAAAACCTTTCGTCGACTATTCCGAAGAGGATTTTACGAAAGTAATGTCGGTAAACGTCGCTGGGTTCTTTTACGTCACGCAACAAGCAGTCCGACAGATGCTCAAACAGGGAAACGGACATGTCATTCAGATCACGACTTCGCTGGACGAGCAACCAATCAAAGAAGTTCCTTCTGCCTTGGCTAACCTGAGCAAAGGGGGCCTTAATTCGGCTACCCGTGCGCTGGCCATCGAGTTTGCCGACCGTGGCGTGCGAGTGAACGCGGTCTCGCCGGGCGTTATCAAAACTCCGATGCATACCCCCGAAACGCACGATCTTCTGTCCGCATTGCATCCGATGAAGCGAATGGGAGAAATCCTCGAAATTATCGACGCTGTGATGTACCTTGAATCCGCGAGTTTCGTTACCGGTGAGATACTCCACGTTGACGGCGGCCAGCACGCGGGCAAGTGGTAA
- a CDS encoding AraC family transcriptional regulator translates to MANQHVLVSDQTVSGSHDQQRTPDQEIAQIIDAPPVVVDQQLKGGTRLTRSWKHGEIHDFLPAMNQHVVMTYYGEVQPITLLSGGKRFNARTRKGTVTIIPQGHDGRWDLAGPIEVSHVYIPPQRLQECADQFAGGRPIELVDRVGFEDPTTMRILELLHREVNCDSQPNTLFVEQTLDLLCTQLIRAHSSVQSLQNASTPKGLSLRQVKEVTSYMRENLEHEITLDDLSGLLSISRFHFATAFRQATGMTPHEALVAQRMEAAKSLLTNRALEITQIALSVGYGTPSSFTAALRKANGVTPTVFRQNLPSPGAP, encoded by the coding sequence ATGGCTAATCAACATGTGTTAGTCAGTGACCAAACAGTATCTGGATCTCATGACCAGCAGCGCACTCCGGACCAAGAGATTGCGCAAATTATTGACGCGCCTCCGGTCGTCGTAGACCAGCAGCTTAAGGGAGGAACGCGGCTGACTCGGTCCTGGAAGCATGGTGAAATTCATGACTTTCTGCCGGCGATGAATCAGCATGTCGTCATGACGTACTACGGCGAGGTACAACCCATTACCTTGCTGTCTGGCGGTAAACGCTTCAATGCCCGGACTCGAAAGGGTACGGTTACAATTATCCCTCAGGGGCACGATGGTCGCTGGGATTTGGCTGGCCCCATTGAAGTTTCTCACGTCTATATTCCTCCTCAGCGTTTGCAGGAGTGTGCCGACCAGTTCGCCGGCGGAAGACCGATCGAGCTCGTGGATCGAGTGGGATTTGAGGATCCGACGACCATGCGTATTCTCGAATTGCTCCATCGCGAAGTGAACTGCGACTCTCAACCAAACACACTCTTCGTGGAACAAACGCTGGATCTACTTTGTACGCAACTGATCCGAGCTCACTCGTCCGTCCAATCATTGCAGAATGCTTCCACGCCGAAGGGCTTATCGCTGCGACAAGTTAAGGAGGTCACCTCGTACATGCGGGAAAACCTCGAACATGAAATTACCTTGGACGATTTGTCCGGCTTGCTTTCTATTAGTCGATTTCACTTCGCCACTGCGTTTCGGCAAGCGACCGGTATGACTCCACACGAAGCTCTGGTCGCCCAACGCATGGAAGCCGCCAAGAGCTTGTTGACCAATCGGGCGTTGGAAATCACGCAGATTGCGTTGTCAGTCGGCTATGGGACGCCATCTTCCTTTACGGCGGCACTTAGAAAGGCTAATGGCGTTACCCCCACTGTTTTCCGGCAGAATCTTCCTTCGCCCGGGGCTCCTTAA
- a CDS encoding alpha/beta fold hydrolase, whose protein sequence is MTTSTYYRKTKIDGISIFYREAGAKDLPPLLLLHGLPSSSRMYEPLFSRLSDRYRLIAPDYPGFGHSNWPDPEHFDYTFETIASIMLRFVQQIDLASYTLYMQDYGGPIGFRMALTHPERIAGLIVQNAVAHNEGLGTSWDLRRAYWDNRADHEEAMRNNLLSLSAARLRHVGSDPSVELYNPDLWTDEFAFLSSPGQLKIQSNLFYDYRTNVAEYSKWQRWLQQTQPNLLVLWGKYDPSFDPGEPERFRHDVPKAQVHILDAGHFAIDTKADEIAALVNDFLKLAAP, encoded by the coding sequence GTGACGACCAGCACCTATTATCGAAAGACAAAGATCGACGGCATATCAATTTTTTATCGTGAGGCGGGGGCGAAAGATTTACCCCCTTTGCTCCTGTTGCATGGACTTCCTTCCTCGTCGCGGATGTATGAGCCACTCTTCAGTCGGCTCTCGGATCGCTATCGCTTGATTGCACCCGACTATCCGGGCTTCGGCCATAGCAATTGGCCTGATCCCGAGCACTTCGACTACACCTTCGAGACGATTGCATCGATCATGCTTCGTTTTGTGCAACAGATCGATCTAGCCAGTTACACGCTGTACATGCAAGACTACGGCGGGCCTATTGGTTTCCGCATGGCCCTGACCCATCCTGAACGAATCGCGGGATTGATTGTACAAAACGCGGTTGCTCACAACGAAGGCTTAGGAACTAGCTGGGATCTACGGCGGGCATATTGGGACAATCGGGCTGATCATGAGGAAGCGATGCGAAACAATTTGCTATCGCTGAGTGCTGCAAGACTTCGTCACGTGGGGAGTGACCCAAGCGTTGAATTGTACAACCCTGATCTCTGGACGGATGAGTTTGCGTTCTTATCCTCGCCAGGGCAGTTGAAGATTCAAAGTAATCTTTTCTACGACTATCGAACGAACGTCGCTGAGTATTCGAAGTGGCAGCGATGGCTACAGCAGACCCAGCCTAATCTTCTGGTTTTGTGGGGTAAATATGACCCGTCGTTCGATCCCGGCGAGCCTGAGCGATTTCGGCACGACGTTCCGAAAGCACAAGTTCACATCCTAGACGCAGGGCACTTCGCGATTGATACCAAGGCGGATGAAATTGCTGCATTAGTCAATGACTTCTTAAAATTGGCCGCTCCATAG
- a CDS encoding NAD(P)H-dependent flavin oxidoreductase, translating to MNNFIQRLGIRNPIIQSPMAGVSTPALVAAVSDAGGLGSVAIGHLGPDAARSAIEAVRKLVKGPFNVNVFCHRPARRDANKEAKWLHHLTPLFQAFHSEPPQLLREIYRSYVADKALQEVIHEECPAVVSFHFGLPSANHIRELQARGSCILATVTNLSEVVLAEQAGVDAIVAQGYEAGGHRGVFEPESEDEKLSTLELTGKLSQHTNLPIIAAGGIMDARDVTAAISSGASAVQVGTAFLLCHEVSLDPGYSAAIRDVSNRRTTMTRAISGRPARSVVNDFTKFGDTIASTNTIPDYPVAYDAGKSLRIAAEAAGNQQFGAQWAGVGATKCEAIPAREVIARMVADLPT from the coding sequence ATGAATAATTTCATCCAACGACTTGGTATTCGTAACCCAATCATCCAATCTCCGATGGCCGGAGTATCCACGCCAGCATTGGTTGCGGCTGTGTCGGATGCTGGTGGATTGGGATCAGTCGCCATCGGTCATCTTGGTCCTGATGCGGCCCGATCGGCGATCGAAGCCGTACGAAAATTGGTAAAAGGCCCCTTCAATGTTAACGTCTTCTGCCATCGTCCAGCGAGACGAGATGCAAATAAGGAAGCGAAATGGTTGCATCACTTAACACCACTCTTCCAAGCGTTTCATTCGGAACCTCCGCAACTACTGCGCGAAATCTATCGCAGCTATGTGGCGGACAAGGCCCTTCAAGAAGTGATTCACGAGGAATGTCCGGCCGTGGTTAGCTTCCACTTTGGCCTGCCTTCGGCGAATCACATTCGAGAACTGCAGGCGCGTGGATCGTGCATACTCGCAACAGTCACGAACCTTTCGGAAGTCGTATTGGCTGAACAGGCCGGAGTCGATGCGATCGTGGCTCAAGGCTATGAAGCTGGCGGGCATCGGGGTGTATTCGAACCGGAAAGTGAAGACGAGAAGCTGTCGACGTTGGAGTTGACTGGAAAACTTTCTCAGCACACAAACCTACCGATTATCGCCGCCGGGGGCATTATGGACGCCCGCGATGTTACCGCTGCCATCTCAAGTGGGGCGAGCGCTGTTCAGGTGGGTACCGCCTTTCTCCTCTGCCACGAAGTCTCCCTCGATCCCGGCTACAGTGCGGCGATTAGAGACGTCTCAAATCGCCGCACGACGATGACACGAGCGATATCGGGTCGACCGGCGCGTTCGGTTGTCAATGATTTCACCAAGTTTGGCGACACGATCGCCTCGACCAATACGATTCCAGACTATCCCGTTGCCTACGATGCCGGAAAATCCCTTCGCATCGCAGCGGAGGCAGCAGGAAACCAACAATTTGGCGCCCAATGGGCGGGCGTCGGAGCCACGAAGTGTGAGGCGATTCCGGCGCGAGAGGTAATCGCCCGAATGGTAGCAGACTTACCTACTTAA
- a CDS encoding serine/threonine-protein kinase, whose protein sequence is MTGDPKVLELLEEILSSGKTPEEVCLSFPDLLPEVLRRWEDFQRFDLQIQSLLSTRNADEICQEEGATVQPSMVGRYTIQKTLGKGGFGTVYLGRDTQLDRSVAIKLIRPDRREAQSGVDALSEARRLAQLRHPGIVAVHDVGIHEGQCYIVSEFIDGPDLSQRLKNQRLDWKESVLLAARVADALAYAHARRVIHRDIKPANIILLGDDTPVLVDFGLALDENRASGTTMLGIVAGTPWYMSPEQASGNAHQMDGRTDIYSLGVVLYEMLTGRVPFHATGTSEVLRQVRDDAPQPPRQLAGDIPPKVEQICLKALSKQQKDRYTTAADFAVTLRRTILVEVTGTPQFWMTHSRRSKEDCHTVGRRDEIEDLVRAFDAVSASQGEVICVTGEPGIGKTTILDEFLRELVETGRTFALAKGKCSERLAGAEAYLPVLDALESLLQGDQANFAAETMKSTAPNWYEQIVPLASNDSSLTITLAETKAVSQERLKREFFSYLRELSKRAPLILFIDDLHWADTATIDLLAYLGSRCSEFRVLVVLTYRQSELILANHPWEKVKLDLQARRICREICLEFLSEDDLARYLDLEFPEHQFPKAFTAFVHDRTEGSPLFMVDLLRYLRDQGGLSKQGGTWRISKSIQELGHDLPESVRGMIQRKIDHLSEGDLQLLVAASVQGYEFDSAVVANVLVRDTVEVEERLDELEQVYAFIQLQREQTFADQTITLRYRFVHVLYQNMLEASLRPTRRAALSAAVAKALLAFHTSDTEAVAAELAMLFERAREMSKAAGYFLKAARKAARLFANEEVVSLARRGLKALEALPATPERDRMELALQITLGPALFATDDWTALEVETAYTRAEELSRQLPDSPELFATLWGLFLFRIARGRVQKGLNEGHKLLSLAQGVNDSGQLLQAHHALGPTYGLQGDWESAQKHLQQAIAAYDINEHRGHALLYGGHDPCTCCQAFSAKALWMLGFPDQSIQRAGEAIALARKIGHPTSLAHTQFSVAMVHQFLQNAREVLTITEELQTLAADQGLFFYLSGGMVLHGWALAELGQVGDGVIQIREGFESGGAVKAHWRSYLLLVSADAYGKSGQWAHGLAVLSEAIDLARATEIHFCEPEMHRLQGEFLLRVDPSDTLNAEACFQRAMEQARFQQAKSLLLRASISIARMWHNHGRSVEAYAVLNDVYRSYTEGKTTPDLIIAADLLNDTTSS, encoded by the coding sequence ATGACTGGCGACCCCAAGGTACTTGAGCTCTTAGAGGAGATTCTCAGTTCGGGAAAGACACCGGAAGAAGTTTGCCTAAGTTTTCCTGATCTGTTGCCCGAGGTTCTTCGAAGATGGGAAGACTTTCAACGCTTCGACCTCCAGATTCAATCCCTGCTATCGACGCGCAATGCAGACGAGATATGCCAGGAGGAAGGAGCGACGGTACAGCCGTCGATGGTTGGTCGCTACACCATCCAAAAAACGCTTGGGAAAGGTGGATTTGGCACGGTATACCTGGGGCGAGATACTCAATTGGATCGATCGGTAGCTATCAAACTGATTCGCCCCGATCGCCGCGAGGCACAGTCCGGTGTCGACGCTCTGAGCGAAGCGAGGAGGCTGGCTCAACTTCGGCATCCAGGGATTGTCGCTGTGCACGATGTGGGTATACACGAGGGGCAGTGTTACATTGTTTCCGAATTCATCGATGGTCCTGATCTCAGTCAGCGATTGAAGAACCAGCGTCTGGACTGGAAGGAGTCCGTCTTGCTCGCTGCACGCGTGGCAGACGCGCTTGCATACGCTCATGCGCGGCGCGTGATCCACCGGGACATAAAGCCAGCCAACATTATTTTGCTGGGGGATGACACGCCGGTGCTGGTTGATTTTGGACTTGCGCTCGACGAGAACCGAGCCAGCGGCACGACCATGCTCGGCATTGTGGCAGGCACCCCCTGGTACATGTCACCCGAACAGGCTTCAGGCAACGCCCATCAAATGGATGGAAGGACAGACATCTATAGTCTGGGAGTCGTTCTTTACGAGATGCTCACCGGTCGCGTTCCATTTCATGCTACCGGAACGAGCGAAGTGTTGCGCCAGGTACGCGATGACGCTCCACAACCTCCTCGGCAACTCGCGGGTGACATCCCACCGAAAGTAGAACAAATCTGCCTGAAGGCTCTTTCAAAGCAGCAAAAAGATCGGTACACGACAGCAGCAGATTTCGCTGTTACTTTGCGGCGTACTATTCTAGTCGAAGTGACGGGGACGCCACAGTTCTGGATGACGCATTCGAGGAGATCAAAAGAGGACTGTCATACCGTAGGACGACGAGATGAAATCGAGGACCTTGTTCGTGCTTTCGATGCCGTATCTGCGTCGCAGGGCGAAGTCATTTGTGTGACCGGAGAGCCGGGCATTGGGAAGACGACTATTCTCGACGAGTTTCTTCGAGAACTCGTGGAAACGGGCCGCACGTTTGCTCTCGCCAAGGGTAAATGTTCAGAGCGGCTAGCGGGGGCCGAAGCTTATCTTCCGGTGCTTGATGCGCTGGAGAGTCTCCTCCAAGGTGACCAAGCCAATTTCGCTGCTGAAACGATGAAGTCGACAGCACCCAATTGGTACGAGCAGATCGTACCGCTGGCCTCCAATGACTCTTCGCTGACGATTACCTTGGCCGAAACCAAAGCCGTCTCGCAGGAACGTCTTAAGCGTGAGTTCTTTTCCTATCTTCGTGAGCTTTCAAAACGAGCTCCGCTGATTTTATTTATTGACGACCTTCACTGGGCGGATACGGCGACGATTGATTTGCTGGCTTACCTGGGGAGCCGATGCTCGGAGTTCCGCGTCCTGGTTGTTCTAACGTATCGCCAAAGTGAACTAATTTTGGCGAATCACCCCTGGGAAAAAGTAAAGCTTGACCTGCAGGCAAGACGAATTTGTCGAGAAATTTGCCTGGAATTTTTGAGCGAAGACGATCTCGCTCGTTATCTGGATCTTGAGTTCCCCGAACACCAGTTTCCAAAAGCATTCACGGCTTTCGTCCATGATCGGACCGAAGGCAGCCCTTTGTTCATGGTAGATCTTCTACGGTATCTGAGAGACCAAGGAGGTTTGAGTAAGCAGGGTGGCACTTGGCGAATATCGAAATCGATTCAAGAACTGGGTCACGATCTCCCCGAATCGGTACGGGGAATGATTCAACGCAAGATCGACCACTTGAGTGAAGGGGATCTTCAATTGCTGGTTGCTGCAAGCGTTCAAGGTTACGAATTCGATTCAGCCGTCGTGGCGAATGTGCTGGTAAGAGATACGGTGGAAGTCGAAGAACGACTTGACGAACTTGAGCAGGTCTACGCGTTCATTCAGTTGCAGCGGGAACAGACGTTCGCCGATCAGACGATCACCCTAAGATATCGATTTGTTCATGTTCTTTACCAAAACATGTTGGAGGCTTCCCTCCGTCCTACGCGCCGCGCAGCGCTGAGTGCTGCCGTCGCTAAAGCTTTGCTGGCATTTCATACCAGCGACACTGAAGCTGTTGCGGCCGAGTTAGCGATGCTCTTCGAAAGAGCAAGGGAGATGTCTAAGGCTGCGGGTTACTTTCTGAAGGCTGCGCGAAAGGCCGCTCGCCTTTTTGCGAACGAAGAAGTCGTTTCTTTAGCACGGCGCGGGTTGAAAGCCTTAGAAGCATTGCCGGCGACGCCAGAACGCGATCGAATGGAACTCGCGTTACAAATTACGTTGGGTCCTGCTCTTTTCGCTACAGACGACTGGACGGCGCTGGAGGTTGAGACGGCGTACACCCGCGCTGAAGAGCTTTCTCGCCAGTTGCCGGATTCACCGGAACTGTTCGCGACATTATGGGGACTGTTTCTCTTTCGTATCGCCCGAGGAAGGGTCCAAAAAGGATTGAATGAAGGTCATAAACTTCTGTCTCTGGCCCAGGGCGTGAACGATTCTGGACAGCTGCTTCAGGCCCATCATGCCCTTGGGCCCACGTATGGATTGCAAGGGGACTGGGAATCGGCTCAAAAGCATCTTCAGCAAGCTATCGCAGCATACGACATCAACGAACATCGGGGGCACGCGCTGCTTTACGGTGGCCACGATCCCTGCACGTGCTGTCAAGCATTTTCTGCCAAAGCCTTGTGGATGCTTGGTTTCCCAGACCAGTCCATTCAGCGTGCCGGCGAAGCGATTGCCTTGGCCCGAAAAATCGGTCACCCAACGAGCTTGGCTCATACGCAATTTTCCGTTGCCATGGTTCATCAGTTTCTCCAGAACGCTCGTGAGGTTCTGACGATTACGGAGGAGTTACAAACACTCGCCGCCGATCAAGGGCTATTCTTCTATTTGTCAGGCGGAATGGTTTTGCATGGGTGGGCATTAGCTGAACTGGGTCAAGTTGGCGATGGCGTAATTCAGATCCGCGAAGGTTTCGAATCGGGAGGTGCCGTAAAAGCTCATTGGCGTTCCTACCTTTTATTGGTGTCGGCCGACGCGTATGGCAAGTCTGGACAATGGGCCCACGGGCTGGCTGTTTTATCTGAAGCGATCGACCTTGCTAGAGCTACCGAAATTCATTTCTGTGAACCGGAAATGCATCGGTTGCAGGGAGAATTTCTTCTGCGGGTTGATCCGAGTGATACGCTGAATGCCGAGGCATGCTTCCAGCGGGCCATGGAACAGGCTCGCTTTCAACAAGCAAAATCTCTGTTACTCCGGGCGTCGATAAGCATTGCACGTATGTGGCATAATCATGGTCGAAGCGTCGAAGCGTACGCCGTCCTTAATGACGTGTATCGCAGCTACACAGAAGGTAAAACGACGCCGGACTTGATAATCGCCGCCGACTTACTAAATGACACGACTTCAAGTTAG
- a CDS encoding organic hydroperoxide resistance protein — MSQLERNLYTAKAHTTGGRDGGVSRTSDHRLEVKLTNPGAKGDGTNPEQLFAMGWSSCFLSAIKLAEAAKKLRLSPDTAVDAEVDLNTKDGKYYLAARLYVTLPDMEARSAQDLIDEAHRLRPYSRAVHGNIEVETKLAETVA, encoded by the coding sequence ATGTCTCAGTTAGAAAGGAACCTCTATACCGCGAAAGCCCATACAACAGGCGGGCGAGATGGAGGTGTGTCGCGAACTTCGGATCATCGCCTGGAGGTCAAGCTCACAAATCCAGGAGCCAAAGGAGATGGAACAAATCCAGAACAATTGTTTGCGATGGGGTGGTCAAGTTGCTTTCTATCTGCCATCAAGCTTGCAGAGGCGGCGAAGAAACTCCGATTATCTCCCGACACAGCAGTGGATGCGGAAGTCGATTTGAACACGAAGGACGGCAAATATTATTTGGCGGCCCGTCTGTACGTAACCTTGCCTGACATGGAAGCTCGATCGGCCCAGGATCTTATCGACGAGGCCCATCGCTTGCGCCCATACTCGCGTGCAGTTCACGGCAATATCGAGGTTGAAACGAAGCTGGCCGAAACTGTCGCGTAA
- a CDS encoding tautomerase family protein has product MPIITIQITDEGTSRQQKAELIRGVTDVVVHVLSKPPELTHVVIQEISTDNWGVAGLPTLEYRRQAGAPHE; this is encoded by the coding sequence ATGCCAATCATAACGATTCAGATCACCGATGAGGGAACTTCTCGACAGCAGAAAGCAGAATTAATTCGCGGCGTGACGGATGTCGTTGTGCACGTTCTAAGCAAACCGCCTGAATTAACGCACGTCGTGATTCAGGAAATCAGCACTGACAACTGGGGTGTCGCTGGTTTACCAACTCTGGAATATCGCCGTCAGGCGGGAGCCCCACATGAATAA
- a CDS encoding sigma-70 family RNA polymerase sigma factor, translating to MNDACTTVIIQRYLDALPGDDQSEAVVRQVLERSAERLRLLCAKFLHKDYPRLSRPPVNLETDELLSGVVAGLLTSLQKTRPPTVRRFFALASQHMRWQLNDLARRLDERPAMFDLVDVDVAAPPTSTLSGLGVDARRILDAIEKLPEEEREVFDLVAIQGLTHGEAASIVSVSEKTVQRRLNRARLLLAEKLADLVPHTADDRSQDPMPRRKE from the coding sequence ATGAATGATGCCTGTACGACGGTCATCATTCAGCGATACCTGGATGCCCTGCCTGGTGATGACCAGTCAGAAGCGGTCGTGCGTCAGGTGCTAGAGCGATCGGCGGAGCGACTGCGACTGTTGTGTGCCAAGTTTCTGCACAAAGACTACCCCCGTTTATCGCGTCCACCGGTCAATCTCGAGACGGACGAACTGTTGAGTGGTGTCGTCGCCGGGCTGCTAACTTCGCTTCAAAAAACTCGTCCTCCGACGGTGCGACGTTTTTTTGCCCTCGCCAGTCAGCATATGCGTTGGCAATTAAATGACTTGGCGCGTCGATTAGACGAACGCCCTGCCATGTTCGATCTCGTGGATGTCGATGTCGCTGCACCGCCGACCAGCACGCTCTCGGGATTGGGGGTGGATGCCAGAAGAATTTTGGATGCAATCGAGAAGTTGCCCGAAGAAGAAAGAGAAGTTTTTGACCTGGTCGCTATTCAGGGGCTGACGCACGGCGAGGCTGCCTCGATTGTTTCCGTTTCCGAGAAGACCGTACAGCGTCGACTAAACCGTGCCCGCCTCTTGCTTGCCGAAAAACTGGCCGATCTCGTCCCCCACACGGCCGACGATCGTTCCCAAGATCCGATGCCGCGGCGCAAGGAATAG
- a CDS encoding phage integrase N-terminal SAM-like domain-containing protein, with translation MPTSLESLVTKYLRSGNPAQRTREEYLTTLRKWSRWDGAVPLEELGRKEIREFLDWVHEDAATRQGTNPGRTANKIRSHLRAALSWA, from the coding sequence ATGCCGACATCGCTTGAATCCCTTGTCACAAAGTATCTCCGTTCAGGAAATCCCGCCCAGCGAACCCGCGAAGAGTATCTAACCACGCTCCGTAAATGGTCTCGCTGGGATGGAGCGGTTCCCCTGGAGGAGCTCGGAAGAAAGGAAATCCGAGAGTTTCTCGACTGGGTTCACGAGGACGCCGCGACACGACAGGGAACCAATCCTGGTCGAACCGCCAACAAGATTCGATCGCACCTTCGCGCGGCGCTTTCATGGGCTTGA